CTCGTCAAGCAAGCCTTTGTAGAGGTTAGCACCCCCATTGGTATCAGGTCTGCCCCGATTTCAATATTATTATCGTTCCAGACCATCACGGGACCGTTATTTGGGACATCTTTCTCGCCCTCAAGTTTACCGTCAACGTAAATCTGAATTTTCTCACCGTCGAAAGTACCGACGACGTGATACCAGTTCTTTGGTTTTAAACCTAAATTAGGCAGTGAAAGCGTTGTATCGACATCGGCACCATTAAACGGGCCCATCTTCTTCTGACCAGAATTGATATACCAATATATGCCTTCACCACTACCAAGTCCAAATTCCACGTTATCGTCACTTGTCCCTGATTTGTCATAGAAGATGTTGCCATAGACGTGTCCGTCGCCGAGAGCAGTGTTTGATATTTCGAACGGATGTATCCAGACAGCGACAGTGAGATGCTCTACATAAAGTTCACTCTGACCCCCCGGATCAATTATCAACGCCGGTCCCTCTGAGAATTCAATCGCCGTTCCAACCTTACCTTTGACGAATTTTACACTGTCGTGAAGTTCTGCTTCAAACCCCTTCGGACCGACATCTTTAACAACGTCGCCTTTCCCTTCGTTGAACGGCATATAGAAGTGTAGACCTTTTGTTACTTGTGCAGTTGCATTGATGGTTACAACACAAAGCGCAAAAATCGCGAAAGTCCAAAAATATTTTTTCATTTTCTCACTCCTTTTCTATTTCTTAGTGCTATTTGCACCGCATCCGTTTCAAAGTTGCTGGAAATTTCACCATAAATATCACCATTTTAATAGCAATATAGACATGCGTCAAGCGGAAACAGGAATCCTTTTTGGGATTTTATCTGAAACCGATTTCGTGAATCTGACGTTTTATACTGTCATACATGTCTACATGTTTGCATGTGCACATGTGTATATGCACGGAGGCATAAACGATATGAAAACAGTAGCAATTTTATCAGACAAAGGCGGAGTTGCCGTTGGGAGTACATCGAAACCGACTGCCGCGGTACCGCCATCCCGTCAAGGGAAAAAGATGATTTCTGGTCATTTTGACAAGGATGTACATCGGCAGTTGAAAATGCTCGCGCTTGAGAAAGACACGAGTATTCAAAGTTTGTTGGGTGAAGCATTGAATGCGCTGTTTGAGCGGAACAACAAACCGCCGATAGCGTGAAATACCGGGAGGGTATCATGATTTCCAACGCGGATTGGAGAATTTTAGAAAGAACAAACCGGATGCTGGCGTTGAGTTGGGAGGCACTTAGACGCGCACGGGCAACTAAGGATAATCACACCATCAAAATGGCTGAAATGAACTACTTTCAGGCATTGCAAAGTGTGCTTGTCTCTACACAAAACGCGGTTTCTCAATATACAAGGTCCCAGTAAAGTAGTAAGCGCGATTTCTGAATTGTGCTATTGAAGCACTGCTGTTTCTGCTGAGCATTTCACGGTTTCCTTTTCTTCTGAATTGATTTTTCTTTTATTTTAACGTGATAAGGGGAACAACGTGATTGTTGTTCCCTTTTACTTTTTGTTCTTAATAGAAAATCGCGATTCAGATGATAGAAGAACGCCCCAATCCTGTCCATCCTAAAATCTTGCAAATCCTGATTCAGACAGTCAACCTTTCTTTGGCACAGTAGCTTATCGGGCTTGGATAGTAGTCCACGCGTGGGTCCTATCTATTCTGAATTTCGGTGCTGGGTGTCCTGCTTCTGCTAAGAATAGAAATCAATACAACACATGCACCCGATTCTTCCCGCGCACTGTCTCATCTGGCATCGCAATCGGGGCCTCAACAATAACGATGAGCGCACCATCTGCACTAATCGCGAGCGTATCATAAGGCAGCTGCCCCTCTGTGCGGTAGGTGTATAAATATTTTGATAAGCCACTGCCTTCGGCTGTTAGGTCGAACATTGATACGCCGTGGAGGCTCTCATTCGGATCCTGCGTACGCTTAGAAACAGATAACAGCGCATAGCGGTCCTTCGCGTCAATACGTAAACCTTGCGGCATATTCTCAAGTTGCCACTGCCAGATTTTTTCACCCGTCCACGAATACGCGAACAGGGTCATCGCATTTGGGTGTGCTCCCGCAGGGCGTTGCGCGCCTTTTCGGAGATGGTACGGAATATATGTGTCACCAGTGACAAAAAGTGCCGCTGCGTCCGTCGCATCGATTGTGCCAGAGGTTGCTACGATAGGAATACCACTCACCTCCAGTGGAGTCGTTAGGTTCTCACTCCATACCGGTTCTGGATTATTCACGTCAAAGATGAAGGCGCGTCCGTCGTCTGTTGTTACGTTGATAAACTTACCATCAGGAGAGACGCTAACTCCACGCCAAAACGTGACCTGTGAGAAATAGGGGGTCAACGGTTCAATAGCTGCCTGCCACTTTTCTGTGCCGTCTTTCGCGTTGAGAACGACGAGTTTGCCACTTCCATCAGTCGTGTTTCCTTGTAAATTATGTCCTGCATCTGTTACGAGTGCGAGTGTTTCTCCATCAGCACTCACGTCAAACCAGCGTATTATCCTTGATACCGCGCTGTCCTGGGGCCATTTCCAAGTAACGTTTCCCGTTTTACTATCGAACCTATAGAGTTGGGACTTCTTACGAGGTGTATCGTTTTCTGCCCACGAATGCACACCGGCAACCAGAAGGTCGTCGTTCGCCAGCGTTTGCATACAAGACTGACCGGGGTAGCTGACCCATGCGTAGACACTCCCCGGATCGCTCGGCACGGAAGTCTCTATATCGTCGGCTGTACGGTATTTCCAGCGAAGTGTCGGCATATCGTTTGTTAGATTGTAGCAGTAAATGAATCCTTCTGATGCCTGTTCCCCGACGTAGAGCAGCGCGTTGTCAGGACTAAATGCCACCCGTCGCACGTAGCCTTCAGAGATACGGGTCTTCCAAAGCGTTTCACCCGTGATGGGTTGAAGAATCGCGAGGTGTCCACTATCTGTCGCAACCGCCAATTTTTCTGTATTGGGCATGTTTCCGGACCCTAAGGCGATGGCTGTTGGCTTTGCGAGGTGACGGAGGTTTTCCATCAA
This is a stretch of genomic DNA from Candidatus Poribacteria bacterium. It encodes these proteins:
- a CDS encoding LamG domain-containing protein — encoded protein: MKKYFWTFAIFALCVVTINATAQVTKGLHFYMPFNEGKGDVVKDVGPKGFEAELHDSVKFVKGKVGTAIEFSEGPALIIDPGGQSELYVEHLTVAVWIHPFEISNTALGDGHVYGNIFYDKSGTSDDNVEFGLGSGEGIYWYINSGQKKMGPFNGADVDTTLSLPNLGLKPKNWYHVVGTFDGEKIQIYVDGKLEGEKDVPNNGPVMVWNDNNIEIGADLIPMGVLTSTKACLTSWRYTIGR
- a CDS encoding PQQ-binding-like beta-propeller repeat protein, producing the protein MKRIQFFALFCLLIISPIGIVTADMGITWVRTGVVLETQHRNGIEGEINDITISIRTANTSKVSTIQWLDANRVLLQFAWQPNQNYQFRLNDTEITATSPLKPEPYLIRTVELDGLLSLMENLRHLAKPTAIALGSGNMPNTEKLAVATDSGHLAILQPITGETLWKTRISEGYVRRVAFSPDNALLYVGEQASEGFIYCYNLTNDMPTLRWKYRTADDIETSVPSDPGSVYAWVSYPGQSCMQTLANDDLLVAGVHSWAENDTPRKKSQLYRFDSKTGNVTWKWPQDSAVSRIIRWFDVSADGETLALVTDAGHNLQGNTTDGSGKLVVLNAKDGTEKWQAAIEPLTPYFSQVTFWRGVSVSPDGKFINVTTDDGRAFIFDVNNPEPVWSENLTTPLEVSGIPIVATSGTIDATDAAALFVTGDTYIPYHLRKGAQRPAGAHPNAMTLFAYSWTGEKIWQWQLENMPQGLRIDAKDRYALLSVSKRTQDPNESLHGVSMFDLTAEGSGLSKYLYTYRTEGQLPYDTLAISADGALIVIVEAPIAMPDETVRGKNRVHVLY